ATCATGGGCTCGATGGATTCCATGAAGCCAAGGTCACCATAAGAGAAACCTTCGGCAGCAGCAGCATAGAAAAGCTATCAAGCTCCTCTAGATCAAAAGTAGCAGGGTCCTTGATGGAATCTGCGTAAAAGGGAGTAATTCTAATTTCATTACATGATAGTATTCTGAAGTAACCAAACCTATGCAGGAAtatatccttaccagacatgttggaatgactaaaaaatatatcctttggaatcaggatatccaacagttatatttttggggacaattgttatgggtgaaattctgagcccatatcctgactttgtatcttgattttttattagttgtatatgatcaggatatcggatcaggataccgtatcaggataccgggtcaggatattggtaatatcctgaggcagtatcctgactattactaacgatttgcttgtaaaacgttggttacaagggactaacgttcatgaGGACCAAGTCATCCTGAAGACCCGCTCAAATTGGTCAGGATAATGACGTTGATGGCGGAAGAATAGCTCTTGTAACGGTCGGCATTGAAGAAAGACATGTTTTATGGAAGCTGGTCAAAGGTACTAATGTGGTAACGGTTATGGAAGCTTAAATCCCGGAATTATGGTTCATATGCGCGTGGAAAACGAGTAGGAAcagcccccaacgttcagaatggaatattcccagcatcccggaataataggagagttagtttgttatttgtaactataaatagaaggccagATCAATAGGAACACACACTTCACTCTCTGCTCTCGAACTCACACTTCTTTTTTCTTTCTATTACGCACAAACACTCACCACTTGTAATCGTTGTACCACTTAGCATTGATCTGAGTcgtatcctgcactgtatcctggttattcaagcaataagaagaacaaggcagccgacgattgtcagctcccgaggttttatgccggagatctagattgatcaagggctttcctcgtatatctcgtgtcaaCATTTAcatttctgctcattgtttgattgttgatacagctcggtatcctgagctatatcctgaaactgtttttgtaaataACTTAACCAGCATATTTCTCACGAACacttctagcacactacctcacttaactaatttgatcacttaattacttaggtaatttttgaccaaaacagttggataccctctcctgctgacacatcaacttttcttatgtcacttggatttctccttttatagaaagtatagatagattttGTTATTGTTTAATTTAACATATATATTATGTTATTATCCATATAGTATTTTGTTATTGTTTCATtatacatatattattttattattgtcttattattttttattattaattaataacataattaTTTTTATTGACATTTTCGATGTAAATATTTTTGTGTGGTTGGTATTGATATACGATTTGCTTAAATTAGGACGTGCTTTTGCATCGTTCGTTTCAATGTTTAGATTTGAACCATAACTACAACGAACCGAACACATGTAGATATTATTTTGGTTAATGTTacgacttttttttttgttttatttatccTTTGTCATAGTGTGCGATATCGATTGAACTCTTACCGCGTCCCCGCCACAATGCTGTTTTAATTAAAGTTTACGGTCTATATTAACTCTTCAATACACTATGCaagaaatttaatttttattttatttttaactatTATAGTTAAAGCTAACTTTTAACTATATACATAATTACTTAACCGTGTTGTTTGCTTATTTTTACTATCGTTCTAACACCCCGCCGCAAAGCGCGGGTTCTAATGCtaatttgaaaacaaaaggagAAAGACAACACATTTTTAAATAGTTTTACCTATAGGTATATATTATAACACATAGTTATACACTAGTAGTAGTTTACTATATGTATATCACACAAAATAATATATGTTAATTTGGTTACGTGCAAAATGCATCTACTAATTCTTTTAAGATGATAAGGAACTTACTGTAATGACATTAAACTAATTCTAATTAAGGTGATAAGAAACCTACTGTAATGACATTAAACTAATTCTAAATAAGGTGATAGGGAATCTTCTGTAATGAAATAGAATTCAACCTAATCTATATTTAACCTAAGACGCCCCATCAAGTATTCCAATCTATAATACGTATCCAGCGATTTtaatttcttttgtaaaaatttaacTGCTTTGTTTTAAATACCACTGTAAGTGTATATAATTTTGTGTAGATACAAATGTGTCAAAGTAATTctggttaaaacaagtttttatCGACAAAGTATCCGGTAAAAACTAGTTACTAACCAAACCAAGGGTCTATGGACATATCGGATTTCTAAGAAAAACATAAATTTACCCAACGTCACAAATAAAAAATGCAAGAAAAAAATAGTATAATCATGGTTCATGTATGATGCTATGACGTTTCTAGAGGCCGACGATCGAGCTGCCAAGTGTGTTACACGAAGATGATCATAAATTTGGCTACGGGTCTCCGTTTTAGGTGTTTTATCAGTCAAATCGAAGCTTGAAATGAGAAGCACGTCGTGAGAAGGACACGGAAGGACTTTGCCCAAGTTTGAGTCCAAAAAACGCATTCTGGGGGGCGTTACAAGCACTTTTGTGTTTTTCTTCAtgttttatgcattttgtttttgggtttGTGTTTGGTCCATGCCCTTTTATTGGCCTGTTTAGCATTTTTGTTCTTAAGTATTTGTTATGTAATTTGGATGGTCAGCTATCAGTTTTGCAATAAACAACCTATCATTTCAAATTCTCTGCCCTTTTGGACGAATTTAGGGATTTGGGGAAAATTATCACGGGTATTCTTAGAATCAAAGTGATCATTCGTTCGTTACATTTTCACATGCTTCATCACTGTATTTATGACCATATTCTTGTAACTTATTGAGATCCTTCCCTTAAGTACATCACATAATAAAATTATTATATTGACAATAGCCTCAAAAGGGGACAAACTTCTTAGAATCCACTGCCAGAAATTCAAGGTTTTCTAAGTACTGTTAAGTAGTTTGTCATCGAAGAGTTTTCAAGAGGCAACTTCTTTTCAGTGCCGTAAAGAAACGGATATAATTCATACCTAAGATAGCACGTACTGTATATAAGTCTACACCCTTTCTTGTTCTGACAAAGACTTCCAATCGTCTCAATAGCGATTGTTAAACACGACTCACACCAACGCATGGACGTATCACGCGTACACTGAGACATTGCATAAAGTGTCTCAGAATTCGACAACTTGGCCTCTCCTTTCCCGAACCCTTTGTTATCTGGCTCAAGCGAAACATTCTTTATCTTCGAAGTAAGTTCGGCTAGGATTTCTTTAAAAAGTTTCGGGTTGGACACGTATTCAACGTTATATTGAACCACTCTGAAGTCCAGACTGCCGTCCCCTATCACGTTTCTAGTGCCATACCTTAAGAAGCAATACTCATACCATAGCAAAGCCTCGACCTGGTTTGGACACATTTTTTTGGCTTCTTTTGCGGCCGTTTGGAGACAAGCTGTGCACTCTTGGCTGGGCACGTCTCCTCGGCATTGGGCTATCCCGTTTACTTCTTTTCCCTCATCTCCGAAATCCGTAATATTAAAGCCTGTTTGAGGGGTGTTTTGAATCAGTTTGGCTAGAACAGAATCTATGTTTTGGGATAGTTCAGGGGTGATTGAGTATGAGAATTCATTGCAGAATTGTGCAATCGGGTTAGCTGATTCCACATAGAGAGTGCATAGTGCAAAGATAAGAAAATATTGATGGAAAAATACCATGTTTACAAATTACAATGGGTGTTAAGATAGTGGGTCGTTTCGGTTGTTTATACTTAATATATATAGCTAATTACTCACCAAGTTAGTTCTCATATATTTCATTTTCAAAAAAGTTTCGTTACAGAtaaaatatcaattttttttatttatttgtaatCAAATATTGAAGATATTCTAAGAGCATCTCCAACAAAGAGTCACCATGTGGTTTGGTGGAGCGGACTGGCTTGATGTGGACTGCCTTGTTGGAGGAGGTGGTCCGAAAGTGGGCGGTTTGCTTGAGCGGACGACTATGTGTGGCAATTGTGAGGATCACCCACTCATAAACCTTTTTTTAGTATAAAAAGTGGGGTGTGATGTGGAGGTTTGGAGTGATTTCTTATTGGAGGAAAAAAAATAAGGGTTTGAAATAGTGGTGGTTTGAATTAATAATTAAGCTGGAGTTTGGACCAATGTAATTGTTGTAGATGCTctaacaagaataaaaagaaataaaaactaTCACCTAGTTCTTTTTTTATTTTGCTGGTTTACTTTTAAAACTAAAACTTAATTTGAAAATAGCATTCAGCAAAGTAAAATAAGACAATATTACCACTTTGAAGAATCAAGATTTGTTAACAAAAATAGTTATAAATAGCACTATTTGTTATCAACGAGTTGGCGCAACCCGCGTGTTGTAGTGTAATATTATTATGAATGTGTTTAGTATCACTATATAAGATGTGAAAATTCTTAAGTTTATGCAAACATTCTTTTCATTTTACTTTATTCTGGGCTTACAACACCACACTAAAACattttactttaaaaaaaaacagaaagtGTTTTGAAAAAAAACCCAACTTTGTCAGCATAATTTTGAACCAAAAAATTTTTGACCCCGCCAAAAATATCCTTAAAATCAATCTCGACCCCACCGTTCAATATAGCAAGTGTGTTTTGGGTTTGTGACGAATCACTTCCCAAGATACAGCAAAGCAACTCCGAGTATATTTTACTTAACTGTACTAGTGGTGATAAGTCGATTTAGTATACTAAGTTTTGAAAGATATCAAGTAACTAAAAGATCAAGCCCAAATCTTAACATGATTATTTGGTATTCTAGTAAATGAAGCTAATGCAACTCTGATAAAATGTTGCATTATGGGTTAAAAATGTTGCATTAGGCCTAATGCAACCTTTTATCAAGGGCTGCATTAGGTGAAGTTGCATTAGACCTAATGCAACCTTTTTGTTAGATAATGCAACCTTTTTGTTAGATAATGCAACCTTTTACTATTCAAATGCAACATTTTCATGATGCAACCTTTTTTATATcctaatgcaactttttttgCTTTTAGTGCAACTTTTCTAGCATTCAAATGTAACCTTTGCTATCTCAAATGCAACTTTTGCCACCTCAAACGCAACCTTTTCTACTCCAAAATGCAACCTTTGTTACACTCAAATGCAACCATTATTATATTTAGAGTAAAACAAATGCAACCTTGATTATAGTCAACGGCAACTCTACAATATCATTGATGTACTAAATTTTTTATTAATATGGAATAGTATCTCAATtacatgtaacaccccaaaaatatggatttatatatatatacatatattaaaatGCCGGTAATAGTCAGGATAAAACAACTAGGAAGAagtaacctagttagttaaaagTCTTGACATAATAGGAAAAACATGGTTAAACACCCTTTATAGAAACTTGATTATGTAGAGGGACCAAAGTGGACAAAAATTAAagtgttttaattaaataaaaaaaacttaacaccaaaacacacacataaagtgtgtgttctggtcgagcTTTACACAGGAGAAAAAGGGGTTCTCCTACTTGAACCCTAACCTTGCAAAATCAATCAAATTGAAAGGGCAAATCAAGCCCAAATTGAAATCCAagcacaaattagtgatcacTTCAGTaaaaggatcataaggtatgtaaaattttacTATTTGGTTCCATCTTAAATTCTGGATGAACACATAAGATTCGAAATTTGTGCTTGCATGATTATTGTTTGGATGAAATTGGAATGAAATCATGTCTAGGAGTTAACCCTAGTCGTTAGCTTGTTGAATTTTTGCTCATCATGATGAAATTCATAATCACCAATATAGGTGtttagtgggttatgtagaaatatgttaaacactaggattatgattGTCACTCTAGTGTATTTTGATCTCTATGAGTAAATCCAGAATGTTGATGTGAAAATTAGGCATGAATTTGTCTACTTGATGTTTAATCTTGGCTAAATAGTTAGTCATGAACTCGATTGTTAATTGTATGAAAtcatgcccacaaggtgtttgatTAAATACCTAAACGAATGCTAATGtattgaaaattttgaaagaaacgcGTAACTGAATAATATGGTGAATTACGTGTAAAATGAAGTGATATGAGTTCTAAACACGGgttggttgaactctataggctcGGTGGTTGAATCTTCAAGCGGTCAAGTCGGAGTGGACGCGCGCTTGAAGGATATGCTTTAAAAGGTATGCGACTTGACGTCTCGTTACGTTTATGTAGTTAAGCCTAGTCATAAATATGTTTAATGTTGATATAGCAAAAATAGTTGCGTTTGGTAAGTCtaagaagtgatggaattcactcgacaaaccaaatgggtcaaaagaaATAATTGAAATAGGTATGATGTCGAAATATGAAATTGTAATCCTTTGGTAAGTCTAAGAAGTGACggaattc
This genomic stretch from Helianthus annuus cultivar XRQ/B chromosome 8, HanXRQr2.0-SUNRISE, whole genome shotgun sequence harbors:
- the LOC110873470 gene encoding cysteine-rich repeat secretory protein 55 gives rise to the protein MVFFHQYFLIFALCTLYVESANPIAQFCNEFSYSITPELSQNIDSVLAKLIQNTPQTGFNITDFGDEGKEVNGIAQCRGDVPSQECTACLQTAAKEAKKMCPNQVEALLWYEYCFLRYGTRNVIGDGSLDFRVVQYNVEYVSNPKLFKEILAELTSKIKNVSLEPDNKGFGKGEAKLSNSETLYAMSQCTRDTSMRWCESCLTIAIETIGSLCQNKKGCRLIYSTCYLRYELYPFLYGTEKKLPLENSSMTNYLTVLRKP